The Prunus persica cultivar Lovell chromosome G7, Prunus_persica_NCBIv2, whole genome shotgun sequence genome has a segment encoding these proteins:
- the LOC18769563 gene encoding ankyrin repeat domain-containing protein, chloroplastic, whose protein sequence is MSLSVNPQSSKLFSLLPAKPLSLTTTPHKLAPPTTIKFQRKLHTLLPSVNSSYSIQNDSFEEDHVIGDCVVFEEGIFDDPYLQNNTKVDTFNPTKAKPRKAIDEIGSENLVPDQWREVQAEINITKKERRKIAQEVQFGTRVEKRKKGLEPIRDLNLEEYLAYREAKLNQLKPLVLDDASGLAQVEYAKAKELKDNEGNDGSLSERVAPKNPRWAVYGKGLEDVTEFFNSEHYEPGAKKSEGPRKLFTKEEKAMLNKRKPDIAAATSIKWLPLHTLAASGEFYLMDALLKHNADINAVDKDGWNSLRKAILGKNQAITNYLLRESANPFIRDKDGATLMHYAVRTASSQAIKILLLYNVEINLQDNDGWTPLHLAVQGRRTDVVRLLLIKGSDKTLKNKDGLTPLDLCLYSGQETRTYELIKLLKLLPKPR, encoded by the exons ATGTCACTCTCTGTAAACCCCCAATCCTCTAagcttttctctctcctccccgccaaacctctctctctcaccaccACACCTCACAAGCTCGCACCGCCCACAACCATAAAGTTTCAGAGAAAACTACACACACTCTTACCCTCTGTTAACTCTTCTTACTCCATTCAAAACGACTCTTTCGAAGAAGACCATGTAATCGGTGACTGCGTTGTCTTCGAAGAAGGCATATTCGACGACCCTTATCTCCAAAACAACACCAAAGTCGATACTTTTAACCCAACCAaagcaaaacccagaaaagcTATCGATGAAATTGGGTCTGAGAACTTGGTTCCGGACCAATGGAGAGAGGTACAAGCGGAGATTAACATAACGAAGAAAGAGAGGCGCAAGATAGCTCAAGAAGTGCAGTTTGGTACGAGGGTCGAGAAGCGGAAGAAGGGGTTAGAGCCCATaagggatttgaatttggaggAGTACTTGGCGTACAGAGAGGCCAAGTTGAATCAATTGAAGCCTCTTGTTTTGGATGACGCTTCAGGTTTGGCTCAGGTCGAGTATGCTAAAGCTAAGGAGTTGAAAGATAATGAAGGTAATGATGGGTCTTTGAGTGAGCGAGTGGCGCCTAAGAATCCAAGGTGGGCGGTTTATGGGAAGGGTCTGGAGGATGTTACTGAGTTCTTTAACAGTGAGCATTATGAGCCTGGTGCTAAGAAATCTGAAG GACCCCGAAAGTTGTTTACGAAAGAGGAGAAGGCTATGCTAAATAAGCGAAAACCTGATATAGCTGCTGCCACCTCT ATCAAATGGCTACCACTTCACACTCTTGCTGCATCAGGAGAATTTTACCTTATGGATGCTTTATTGAAACATAATGCTGATATCAATGCTGTGGATAAG GATGGTTGGAATTCTCTTCGTAAAGCAATTCTTGGTAAAAATCAGGCCATCACGAACTATCTTTTAAGAGAATCAGCTAATCCGTTTATTCGTGATAAA GATGGCGCCACCTTGATGCATTATGCTGTCCGAACAGCTTCCAGTCAAGCAATTAAAATTCTTCTGTTATATAATGTTGAGATAAACCTTCAGGACAAT GATGGATGGACACCATTACATCTAGCTGTTCAAGGCCGAAGAACAGATGTGGTGAGGCTTTTATTGATTAAAGGATCGGATAAGACATTGAAGAATAAG GATGGTTTAACCCCTCTTGACCTTTGCCTCTATTCTGGTCAAGAAACAAGGACTTACGAGCTAATTAAGCTGTTGAAGCTTCTTCCCAAGCCACGCTAA
- the LOC18769207 gene encoding bifunctional nuclease 2 isoform X1: MIGAQFHVTDRSAAIRSIPSTWPAASSASSSSLHSVFTVRLGFRTTERCRGLKSIAISCNNSSSRSRSRNADHHDYDYLQASLLLSETISHYRMQKRGFKEETKWQSSGKLRPFSAQANRSRNLFDTLGRNFLQRFQNPTIFLKISCDGDFLLPIVVGEFAIENLIDAQWGDENGDSPDQFQFVSNLVGKLGYQVTMVRITERVMNTYFAGLCFSKPGEHEVFNVNARPSDAINVAHRSKVPICVNKQIVLTDAVRISYGMGRVRDTKSVYDVSLDSAADGPDFLIQELELVNNISLAIKEERYKDAAMWRDKLVKLRKSIQGP, encoded by the exons atGATCGGAGCTCAATTTCATGTGACGGATCGCTCAGCTGCCATCCGTTCGATCCCAAGCACTTGGCCTGCTGCTAGTTCTGCTTCTTCCTCCTCGCTCCACTCGGTCTTCACGGTTCGATTAGGTTTCAGAACGACAGAACGGTGTCGTGGCCTCAAATCGATCGCCATTAGCTGCAACAACTCTTCCTCTCGTTCCAGATCCAGGAATGCCGATCACCACGATTACGATTATCTCCAAGCTTCTCTCCTCCTCTCAG AAACTATATCTCACTACCGTATGCAAAAGCGAGGGTTTAAAGAAGAGACGAAATGGCAGTCCTCTGGTAAATTGCGTCCCTTTTCAGCTCAAGCAAACCGATCTCGAAACCTCTTTGATACCTTAGGCCGAAACTTTCTCCAGCGTTTCCAAAATCCCACGATTTTTCTCAAGATTTCTTGTGATGGAGACTTTTTGCTTCCAATTGTTGTAG gtGAATTTGCCATAGAAAATCTCATCGATGCCCAATGGGGAGATGAGAATGGG GACTCCCCTGATCAATTCCAGTTTGTGAGTAATCTCGTCGGCAAACTTGGTTATCAA GTGACTATGGTGAGAATTACAGAAAGAGTGATGAATACTTACTTTGCCGGATTGTGTTTTAGCAAG CCAGGGGAACACGAGGTTTTTAATGTGAATGCACGTCCGTCAGATGCCATAAATGTTGCACATAGAAGCAAG GTGCCCATATGTGTAAATAAACAGATTGTCTTAACTGATGCTGTAAGAATCAGTTATGGGATGGGCCGAGTGCGTGATACAAAGTCTGTTTATGATGTATCTCTTGACAG tgCCGCAGATGGTCCCGattttttaattcaagaaCTTGAGTTGGTTAATAATATCAGTTTAGCTATTAAAGAGGAAAGATATAAAGATGCAG CCATGTGGAGAGACAAACTAGTCAAGCTTCGCAAGTCAATTCAAGGGCCTTAA
- the LOC18769306 gene encoding ammonium transporter 3 member 1 has translation MTYSNYSGVLPVNLLPDEASPRWNNKGDNGWQLIATTMVGMQSVPGLVILYGSMVKKKWAVNSAFMALYAFAAVLICWVLWAHNMSFGTRFCPILGKPAFALTRRFLLHEYGGFYVPMADYVYYEFVFAAITVILLGGSLLGRMNFYAWMLFVPMWLTLSYTVGAFSIWGKGFLENYIIDYAGGYVIHLSSGVAGFTAAYWVGPRQSHDRQHFPPNNIIHMLGGAGFLWLGWTGFNGGSPFAANLIASLAIINTHICTATSLLVWVSLDMVVYKKSSVIGAVQGMITGLVCITPGAGIVEPWAAIIMGAMSGSIPWYTMMVLHRRSALFQSVDDTLGAFHTHAVAGLLGGLLSGFFARANLLRMMYPTSHYGPGLMYSILDRKPKDGLIQMGHQIIGAVFIIVWNVVVTSLICILISRIVDLRMKEEDLDIGDDAAHGEEAYALWGDGEKMPIRWQMPPRIPSMCRRLN, from the exons ATGACTTATAGCAATTACTCCGGAGTTCTCCCGGTGAATCTCCTGCCAGACGAAGCATCACCACGATGGAACAACAAAGGAGACAATGGATGGCAGCTAATAGCAACCACCATGGTAGGCATGCAGAGTGTTCCTGGCCTTGTCATACTCTATGGAAGCATGGTGAAGAAGAAATGGGCTGTAAACTCAGCTTTCATGGCCCTATATGCCTTTGCTGCAGTCCTCATCTGTTGGGTTCTTTGGGCTCACAACATGTCATTTGGTACCAGATTTTGCCCAATATTGGGCAAGCCTGCTTTTGCTCTGACCCGAAGGTTTCTCCTCCATGAGTATGGAGGTTTTTATGTTCCAATGGCTGATTATGTCTActatgaatttgtttttgctgCCATTACTGTGATATTGCTTGGGGGCTCCTTGCTTGGGAGGATGAACTTCTATGCTTGGATGTTGTTTGTGCCAATGTGGCTCACCTTGTCTTACACAGTTGGTGCTTTCAGTATTTGGGGAAAAGGGTTTCTTGAGAACTACATCATTGATTATGCTGGTGGATATGTGATTCATCTGTCATCTGGTGTGGCTGGTTTTACTGCTGCTTATTGG GTAGGACCAAGGCAATCACATGACAGGCAACATTTCCCTCCAAACAACATAATTCACATGTTGGGAGGTGCAGGGTTTTTGTGGCTTGGATGGACAGGGTTCAATGGTGGCTCTCCATTTGCAGCAAACTTGATTGCATCTTTGGCCATTATCAACACCCATATATGCACTGCCACTAGCCTCTTGGTGTGGGTTTCCCTTGATATGGTAGTGTACAAGAAAAGCTCCGTGATCGGCGCGGTCCAGGGGATGATCACTGGCCTCGTCTGCATCACACCTGGTGCAG GGATTGTGGAGCCATGGGCAGCAATAATAATGGGAGCAATGTCTGGTTCAATACCTTGGTACACCATGATGGTATTGCACAGAAGATCAGCCCTCTTCCAAAGTGTTGATGACACATTGGGGGCCTTTCACACCCACGCCGTGGCTGGCCTGTTGGGGGGTCTCCTCTCAGGCTTCTTTGCTCGAGCCAACCTTCTGAGAATGATGTACCCGACTAGCCATTACGGTCCAGGCTTAATGTACAGCATCCTTGATAGGAAACCAAAAGATGGCCTCATACAAATGGGGCACCAGATCATTGGAGCAGTTTTCATTATCGTATGGAATGTCGTTGTCACAAGCTTGATTTGCATTTTGATCAGCCGTATCGTTGATCTTAGGATGAAGGAAGAGGACCTTGACATTGGTGATGATGCTGCGCATGGAGAAGAAGCCTATGCTCTGTGGGGAGACGGTGAGAAGATGCCGATCAGATGGCAGATGCCTCCAAGGATTCCTTCCATGTGCAGACGGCTGAATTAA
- the LOC18769207 gene encoding bifunctional nuclease 2 isoform X2, whose translation MIGAQFHVTDRSAAIRSIPSTWPAASSASSSSLHSVFTVRLGFRTTERCRGLKSIAISCNNSSSRSRSRNADHHDYDYLQASLLLSETISHYRMQKRGFKEETKWQSSGKLRPFSAQANRSRNLFDTLGRNFLQRFQNPTIFLKISCDGDFLLPIVVGEFAIENLIDAQWGDENGDSPDQFQFVSNLVGKLGYQVTMPGEHEVFNVNARPSDAINVAHRSKVPICVNKQIVLTDAVRISYGMGRVRDTKSVYDVSLDSAADGPDFLIQELELVNNISLAIKEERYKDAAMWRDKLVKLRKSIQGP comes from the exons atGATCGGAGCTCAATTTCATGTGACGGATCGCTCAGCTGCCATCCGTTCGATCCCAAGCACTTGGCCTGCTGCTAGTTCTGCTTCTTCCTCCTCGCTCCACTCGGTCTTCACGGTTCGATTAGGTTTCAGAACGACAGAACGGTGTCGTGGCCTCAAATCGATCGCCATTAGCTGCAACAACTCTTCCTCTCGTTCCAGATCCAGGAATGCCGATCACCACGATTACGATTATCTCCAAGCTTCTCTCCTCCTCTCAG AAACTATATCTCACTACCGTATGCAAAAGCGAGGGTTTAAAGAAGAGACGAAATGGCAGTCCTCTGGTAAATTGCGTCCCTTTTCAGCTCAAGCAAACCGATCTCGAAACCTCTTTGATACCTTAGGCCGAAACTTTCTCCAGCGTTTCCAAAATCCCACGATTTTTCTCAAGATTTCTTGTGATGGAGACTTTTTGCTTCCAATTGTTGTAG gtGAATTTGCCATAGAAAATCTCATCGATGCCCAATGGGGAGATGAGAATGGG GACTCCCCTGATCAATTCCAGTTTGTGAGTAATCTCGTCGGCAAACTTGGTTATCAA GTGACTATG CCAGGGGAACACGAGGTTTTTAATGTGAATGCACGTCCGTCAGATGCCATAAATGTTGCACATAGAAGCAAG GTGCCCATATGTGTAAATAAACAGATTGTCTTAACTGATGCTGTAAGAATCAGTTATGGGATGGGCCGAGTGCGTGATACAAAGTCTGTTTATGATGTATCTCTTGACAG tgCCGCAGATGGTCCCGattttttaattcaagaaCTTGAGTTGGTTAATAATATCAGTTTAGCTATTAAAGAGGAAAGATATAAAGATGCAG CCATGTGGAGAGACAAACTAGTCAAGCTTCGCAAGTCAATTCAAGGGCCTTAA